In one window of Erythrolamprus reginae isolate rEryReg1 chromosome 1, rEryReg1.hap1, whole genome shotgun sequence DNA:
- the EYA4 gene encoding eyes absent homolog 4 isoform X5 → MEDTQDLNEQSVKKTCPDSDVSESQNSRSMEMQDLASPHNLVGSSEAPGSSKLDKSNLSTTSVTTNGTGVSLLAVKTEPMNSNDSTATTSGDGSLDNFTGSVITSSGYSPRSSHQYSPQLYPSKPYPHILSTPAAQTMSAYASQTQYSGMQQPAVYTAYSQTGQPYSLPAYDLGVMLPGIKTESGLSQTQSPLQTGCLSYSPGFSTPQPGQAPYSYQMPGSSFTPSSTIYANNSVSNSTNFNSSQQDYPSYAAFSQNQYPQYYSASTYGAYMTSNNTTDGTSSSSSTYQLQESLTGLTTQPGEFDAVQSPSTPIKDLDERTCRSSGSKSRGRGRKNNPSPPPDSDLERVFVWDLDETIIVFHSLLTGSYAQKYGKDPPVAVTLGLRMEEMIFNLADTHLFFNDLEECDQVHIDDVSSDDNGQDLSTYSFATDGFHAAASSANLCLPTGVRGGVDWMRKLAFRYRRVKELYNTYKNNVGA, encoded by the exons ATCTATGGAAATGCAGGATCTAGCGAGTCCTCATAATCTTGTGGGAAGCAGTGAAGCACCAGGTAGTTCTAAACTGGACAAATCTAATCTTAGCACCACATCTGTCACAACAAATGGAACAGGCG TGTCTCTTCTTGCAGTCAAAACAGAGCCTATGAACAGTAATGactcaacagcaacaacaagtgGAGATGGATCTCTTGACAATTTTACTGGGTCAG TTATAACAAGTAGTGGCTACAGTCCAAGATCATCACATCAATACTCACCGCAGCTATATCCCTCCAA GCCCTATCCACATATTCTTTCTACACCAGCAGCTCAAACAATGTCTGCCTATGCCAGTCAGACCCAATATTCAGGAATGCAGCAACCTGCGGTGTATACAGCCTACTCACAGACTGGGCAACCTTACAGTTTACCTGCTTACG ATTTGGGTGTAATGTTGCCGGGCATCAAGACAGAAAGTGGACTTTCACAAACACAATCACCATTGCAGACTGGGTGTCTTAGTTACAGCCCAGGGTTCTCCACACCACAGCCAGGCCAAGCACCATATTCATACCAAATGCCAG GTTCTAGCTTTACACCATCCTCCACTATTTATGCAAACAATTCAGTATCAAATTCTACAAACTTCAATAGTTCACAACAG GATTATCCATCGTATGCAGCTTTCAGCCAAAATCAATATCCACAGTATTATTCAGCATCAACATATGGAGCATATATGACATCAAATAACACCACAGATGGTACTTCTTCATCCTCATCAACATACCAGCTCCAAGAATCCCTTACGGGTCTTACTACTCAACCAG gaGAGTTTGATGCCGTGCAGAGCCCATCAACTCCAATCAAAGATCTTGATGAAAGAACGTGTAGGAGTTCTGGGTCAAAATCAAGGGGCAGAGGGAGGAAAAATAACCCATCTCCTCCTCCTGATAGTGACTTGGAG CGTGTATTTGTTTGGGATTTGGATGAAACTATCATTGTCTTCCATTCGCTTCTTACAGGATCTTATGCACAGAAATATGGAAAG GATCCACCTGTAGCAGTGACTCTTGGACTTCGCATGGAAGAAATGATTTTTAATCTTGCTGATACTCATTTATTTTTCAATGATTTAGAG GAATGTGATCAAGTACATATAGATGATGTATCGTCAGATGACAATGGACAAGACTTAAG TACCTACAGTTTTGCAACTGATGGCTTCCATGCAGCTGCAAGTAGTGCAAACCTTTGTCTGCCAACAGGTGTAAGAGGAGGAGTTGACTGGATGAGGAAGCTGGCATTCCGTTACAGAAGAGTCAAAGAATTATATAATACTTATAAAAACAATGTAGGAG